Proteins encoded within one genomic window of Aminivibrio pyruvatiphilus:
- a CDS encoding ATP-binding protein, with protein sequence MLNHETVNRLRYMKLTGMADSLKEQDDDSAFQEMGFYDRLGLMVDREFNKRQHSRLQRLVSRARFQNTTACVEDIRYDDDRRLDRGFIMELASCNYIPHARNVLVIGPTGAGKSFLAQALGQAACRHMLTTRYVQLPDLLDELKIAKRRDLEAFNRLRKQIVKFDLLT encoded by the coding sequence ATGCTTAACCACGAGACTGTGAACAGGCTCAGGTACATGAAGCTTACCGGCATGGCCGACTCGCTGAAGGAGCAGGACGACGACTCCGCCTTCCAGGAGATGGGGTTCTACGACCGTCTCGGGCTGATGGTGGACCGGGAGTTCAACAAGAGACAGCACAGCAGACTCCAGCGCCTGGTCAGCCGTGCGCGGTTCCAGAACACAACCGCCTGTGTCGAGGACATCAGGTACGACGACGACCGAAGACTGGACCGCGGTTTCATCATGGAGCTGGCCTCGTGCAACTATATCCCGCACGCCCGCAACGTCCTGGTCATAGGACCGACCGGAGCAGGCAAGTCCTTCTTGGCCCAGGCTCTCGGACAGGCCGCCTGCAGGCACATGCTGACCACCCGCTACGTTCAGCTGCCCGATCTGCTGGACGAGTTGAAGATTGCCAAACGCAGGGACCTGGAGGCTTTCAATCGGTTGCGAAAGCAGATTGTCAAGTTTGACCTCCTGACCTAA